The Lysobacter enzymogenes genome window below encodes:
- a CDS encoding DUF819 domain-containing protein — protein MPPDTARTALISNDIVVLGLIAATLGLVFWTSSKQSGFWKTFYTFVPALLLCYFIPGIYNTVGLVDGNNTKLYNPVASRVLLPAALVLLTLTIDLKGVLKLGPKLLIMYAVSSLSVAFGAIVAFVVMRALHPETVAGDTWGGMAALAGSWIGGGANMLAMKEIFQVDATTFGQFAVVDVGVGYVWMAVLIFLASRAQAIDARSGADVSGIEELKRRIEDFRAQHERVPTLADLAMIVGIAFGVVGLAHAIAGPVSAWFGANVSWARTVSLHEPFFWVVAVSTFAGLALSFTRARELEGAGASKIGSLLLYFLIACIGLQMDILALLDKPWLFALGLMWIVVHIAILWGVGRLLKVPLFYFAIGSQSNIGGPASAPVVASAFHPSLAPVGALLGTLGYATGTGLAYLVGITLRSLAGDSPA, from the coding sequence ATGCCGCCAGACACCGCCCGCACGGCGCTCATCAGCAACGACATCGTCGTCCTCGGCCTGATCGCCGCCACCCTCGGCCTGGTGTTCTGGACTTCCTCGAAGCAAAGCGGTTTCTGGAAGACGTTCTACACCTTCGTGCCGGCGCTGCTGCTGTGCTACTTCATTCCCGGCATCTACAACACCGTCGGCCTGGTCGACGGCAACAACACCAAGCTGTACAACCCGGTCGCCAGCCGCGTGCTGCTGCCGGCGGCGCTGGTGCTGCTGACCCTGACCATCGACCTCAAGGGCGTGCTCAAGCTCGGGCCCAAGCTGCTGATCATGTACGCGGTGTCGTCGCTGAGCGTCGCCTTCGGCGCCATCGTCGCGTTCGTGGTCATGCGCGCGCTGCATCCGGAAACGGTCGCCGGCGACACCTGGGGCGGCATGGCCGCGCTGGCCGGCAGCTGGATCGGCGGCGGCGCCAACATGCTGGCGATGAAGGAGATCTTCCAGGTCGACGCGACCACCTTCGGCCAGTTCGCCGTGGTCGACGTCGGCGTCGGCTATGTGTGGATGGCGGTGCTGATCTTCCTGGCCAGCCGCGCCCAGGCCATCGACGCGCGCAGCGGCGCCGACGTCAGCGGCATCGAGGAGCTCAAGCGCCGCATCGAGGACTTCCGCGCCCAGCACGAACGCGTGCCGACTCTGGCCGATCTGGCGATGATCGTCGGCATCGCCTTCGGCGTGGTCGGCCTCGCGCACGCGATCGCCGGCCCCGTGTCGGCGTGGTTCGGCGCCAACGTGTCGTGGGCGCGCACGGTGAGCCTGCACGAGCCGTTCTTCTGGGTGGTGGCGGTGTCGACCTTCGCCGGCCTGGCGCTGAGCTTCACCCGCGCGCGCGAACTCGAAGGCGCCGGCGCTTCGAAGATCGGCAGCCTGCTGCTGTATTTCCTGATCGCCTGCATCGGCTTGCAGATGGACATCCTGGCGCTGCTCGACAAGCCCTGGCTGTTCGCTTTGGGCCTGATGTGGATCGTGGTGCACATCGCGATCCTGTGGGGCGTCGGCCGTTTGCTGAAGGTGCCGCTGTTCTATTTCGCGATCGGTTCGCAGAGCAACATCGGCGGCCCGGCCTCGGCGCCGGTGGTGGCCTCCGCGTTCCATCCTTCGCTGGCGCCGGTCGGCGCCTTGCTCGGAACGCTGGGCTACGCGACCGGCACCGGCCTGGCTTACCTCGTCGGCATCACCCTGCGTTCATTGGCCGGCGATTCGCCGGCCTGA
- a CDS encoding DUF4105 domain-containing protein, protein MTALPRFVRLYALLALLSILPLAHAAPSATQTAAAPAAESSAGAARGDVAGSAAATASGNAATPATAATATAIPPAPTAADATQAPRIGVVTMQPGQEFWSRFGHDALVVYDRASDKAISYNFGYFDPTEPDFVQRFVRNDMRYRLVALPFDQDMAQYDYEGRKVSLQWLDLSDAQARALAESLRINALPENAYYRYQYFDDNCAVRVRDAIDRTLGGELRRQTEGRSHGNTLRSEALRLSRPEAWMWLGLDVLMGPETDKPIPVWTESYVPGRLAAALAEVKNGQGRPLVEAERVLMPSRIAAEPEAAPLPWWPWALAGLALGAALAWLGGRSPRLLAAAALPLWLLLGVVGALLAYAWVGTGHEYVYANRNLLLFDPLCLLLLFGGVRILRGRDPGPAFGWLSLIVLLAAAASLFAYWLPVYPQRNAHWIALWLPVHLGLWAGLRATARTRQG, encoded by the coding sequence GTGACCGCTCTTCCCCGCTTCGTCCGGCTCTACGCTTTGCTCGCCCTGCTGTCGATCCTGCCGCTGGCGCACGCTGCCCCATCGGCCACGCAAACGGCCGCCGCGCCTGCCGCCGAAAGCAGCGCCGGTGCCGCGCGCGGCGACGTCGCCGGCTCAGCGGCGGCTACGGCCAGCGGCAACGCCGCAACGCCGGCGACGGCCGCGACCGCGACCGCGATCCCGCCCGCGCCGACCGCCGCCGACGCCACCCAGGCCCCGCGCATCGGCGTGGTCACCATGCAGCCCGGCCAGGAGTTCTGGTCGCGCTTCGGCCACGACGCCCTGGTGGTCTACGACCGCGCCAGCGACAAGGCGATCTCGTACAACTTCGGCTATTTCGACCCGACCGAGCCCGACTTCGTCCAGCGCTTCGTCCGCAACGACATGCGCTACCGCCTGGTCGCGCTGCCGTTCGACCAGGACATGGCCCAGTACGACTACGAAGGCCGCAAGGTGAGCCTGCAATGGCTCGACCTCAGCGACGCGCAGGCGCGCGCGCTGGCCGAGTCGCTGCGGATCAACGCGCTGCCGGAAAACGCGTATTACCGCTACCAGTATTTCGACGACAACTGCGCGGTCCGCGTGCGCGACGCGATCGACCGCACTCTCGGCGGCGAGCTGCGCCGCCAGACCGAAGGCCGTTCGCACGGCAACACCCTGCGCAGCGAAGCCTTGCGGCTGTCGCGGCCGGAAGCGTGGATGTGGCTGGGTCTGGACGTGCTGATGGGCCCGGAGACCGACAAGCCGATTCCGGTGTGGACCGAATCCTACGTGCCCGGGCGGCTCGCAGCGGCGCTGGCCGAGGTCAAGAACGGCCAGGGCCGGCCGCTGGTGGAGGCCGAACGCGTGCTGATGCCCTCGCGCATCGCCGCCGAGCCCGAGGCCGCGCCGCTGCCGTGGTGGCCGTGGGCGCTGGCCGGGCTGGCCCTCGGCGCGGCGCTGGCCTGGCTCGGCGGACGCAGCCCGCGCCTGCTCGCGGCCGCGGCGCTGCCGCTGTGGCTGCTGCTCGGCGTGGTCGGCGCGCTGCTGGCATACGCCTGGGTCGGCACCGGCCACGAATACGTCTACGCCAACCGCAACCTGCTGCTGTTCGATCCGCTGTGCCTGCTGTTGTTGTTCGGCGGCGTGCGCATCCTGCGCGGGCGCGATCCGGGCCCGGCGTTCGGCTGGCTGAGCCTGATCGTGCTGCTGGCCGCCGCCGCTTCGCTGTTCGCGTACTGGCTGCCGGTCTACCCGCAGCGCAACGCGCACTGGATCGCGCTGTGGCTGCCGGTGCATCTGGGCCTGTGGGCGGGCCTGCGCGCGACCGCCAGAACCCGTCAAGGCTGA
- a CDS encoding carbon starvation CstA family protein, whose translation MKNGLGKVGWAALAVLGAFCLGVVALRRGEHINALWIVTAAVSIYLVAYRYYSLFIADKVMQLDPTRATPAVINNDGLDYVPTNKHVLFGHHFAAIAGAGPLVGPVLAAQMGYLPGLLWLIVGVVLAGAVQDFMVLFVSSRRNGRSLGDLVREEMGRIPGTIALFGAFLIMIIILAVLAMIVVKALAESPWGMFTVIATLPIAVLMGVYMRYIRPGKIGEISVVGLVLLLLAIWYGGKVAADPVLGPAFTFTATQITWMLIGYGFVAAVLPVWLVLAPRDYLSTFLKIGTIVGLAIGILIVMPDLRMPALTQFTDGNGPVWKGGLFPFLFITIACGAVSGFHALISSGTTPKLLANEAHMRYIGYGGMLMESFVAIMALVAASVIDPGVYFAMNSPAALVGTDVHTVAQTISSWGFAVTPEVLNATAEDIGEHTILARAGGAPTLAVGIAQILHNALPGENTMAFWYHFAILFEALFILTAVDAGTRAGRFMLQDLLGSFVPALRRTEAWGPNLIATGGCVALWGYFLYQGVVDPLGGINTLWPLFGIANQMLAGIALMLCTVALFKMKRDRYAWVTIVPTIWLLICTTAAGLIKIFDSNPAVGFLAQAHKYSAAIAKGEVTAPAKSLEQMHQIMVNSYVNTGLTALFLFVVFSVLIYSLGAIAKARSNPQRSDRESPYVALKPHEMGNL comes from the coding sequence ATGAAAAATGGTCTGGGGAAAGTGGGCTGGGCGGCCCTCGCGGTGCTCGGGGCGTTCTGCCTCGGCGTGGTCGCGCTGCGGCGCGGCGAACACATCAACGCGCTGTGGATCGTCACCGCCGCGGTTTCGATCTATCTGGTCGCCTATCGCTACTACTCGCTGTTCATCGCCGACAAGGTGATGCAGCTCGACCCGACCCGGGCCACGCCCGCGGTCATCAACAACGACGGCCTGGACTACGTGCCCACCAACAAGCACGTGCTGTTCGGCCACCACTTCGCCGCGATCGCCGGCGCCGGGCCGCTGGTCGGCCCGGTGCTCGCCGCGCAGATGGGCTACCTGCCCGGGCTGCTGTGGCTGATCGTCGGCGTGGTCCTGGCCGGCGCGGTGCAGGACTTCATGGTGCTGTTCGTCTCCAGCCGCCGCAACGGCCGCTCGCTCGGCGATCTGGTGCGCGAGGAGATGGGCCGCATCCCCGGCACCATCGCCTTGTTCGGCGCGTTCCTGATCATGATCATCATCCTCGCGGTGCTAGCGATGATCGTGGTCAAGGCGCTCGCGGAAAGCCCCTGGGGCATGTTCACGGTGATCGCGACCCTGCCGATCGCGGTGCTGATGGGCGTGTACATGCGCTACATCCGCCCCGGCAAGATCGGCGAAATCTCGGTGGTCGGGCTGGTGCTGTTGCTGCTGGCGATCTGGTACGGCGGCAAGGTCGCCGCCGATCCGGTGCTCGGCCCGGCCTTCACCTTCACCGCGACCCAGATCACCTGGATGCTGATCGGCTACGGCTTCGTCGCCGCGGTGCTGCCGGTGTGGCTGGTGCTGGCGCCGCGCGACTACCTGTCGACCTTCCTCAAGATCGGCACCATCGTCGGCCTCGCCATCGGCATCCTGATCGTGATGCCGGACCTGCGCATGCCGGCGCTGACCCAGTTCACCGACGGCAACGGCCCGGTGTGGAAAGGCGGGCTGTTCCCGTTCCTGTTCATCACCATCGCCTGCGGCGCGGTGTCGGGCTTCCATGCGCTGATCTCCTCGGGCACCACGCCGAAGCTGCTCGCCAACGAAGCGCATATGCGCTACATCGGCTACGGCGGCATGCTGATGGAATCCTTCGTCGCGATCATGGCCCTGGTCGCCGCCTCGGTGATCGATCCGGGCGTGTACTTCGCGATGAACAGTCCGGCCGCGCTGGTCGGCACCGACGTGCATACGGTTGCGCAGACGATCAGCAGCTGGGGCTTCGCGGTCACGCCCGAGGTGCTGAACGCGACGGCCGAAGACATCGGCGAACACACCATCCTCGCCCGCGCTGGCGGCGCGCCGACGCTCGCGGTCGGCATCGCCCAGATCCTGCACAACGCGTTGCCGGGCGAGAACACGATGGCGTTCTGGTACCACTTCGCGATCCTGTTCGAAGCCTTGTTCATCCTCACCGCGGTCGACGCCGGCACCCGCGCCGGACGCTTCATGCTGCAGGACCTGCTCGGCAGCTTCGTGCCGGCGCTGCGCCGCACCGAGGCCTGGGGCCCGAACCTGATCGCGACCGGCGGCTGCGTCGCGCTGTGGGGCTATTTCCTCTACCAGGGCGTGGTCGATCCGCTCGGCGGCATCAACACCTTGTGGCCGCTGTTCGGCATCGCCAACCAGATGCTCGCCGGCATCGCGCTGATGCTGTGCACCGTCGCGCTGTTCAAGATGAAACGCGACCGCTACGCCTGGGTCACCATCGTGCCGACGATCTGGCTGCTGATCTGCACCACCGCCGCCGGCCTGATCAAGATCTTCGATTCCAATCCGGCGGTGGGCTTCCTCGCCCAGGCGCACAAGTACAGCGCCGCGATCGCCAAGGGCGAAGTCACCGCGCCGGCCAAGAGCCTGGAGCAGATGCACCAGATCATGGTCAACAGCTACGTCAACACCGGCCTGACCGCGCTGTTCCTGTTCGTGGTGTTCAGCGTGCTGATCTACTCGCTCGGCGCGATCGCCAAGGCGCGTTCGAACCCGCAGCGCAGCGACCGCGAATCGCCGTACGTGGCGCTCAAGCCGCACGAAATGGGGAACCTGTGA
- a CDS encoding YbdD/YjiX family protein: protein MGTALVPVGQYQSFKRAWRRIVQTARLCCGVPDYDNYVRHLMEKHPERPIPDYATFFRERQDARYGGGGFRCC, encoded by the coding sequence ATGGGCACCGCACTGGTACCGGTCGGCCAATACCAATCCTTCAAACGCGCGTGGCGGCGCATCGTCCAGACCGCGCGGCTCTGCTGCGGGGTGCCGGACTACGACAACTACGTGCGCCATCTGATGGAGAAGCATCCGGAACGGCCGATTCCGGATTACGCGACGTTCTTCCGCGAGCGCCAGGACGCGCGCTACGGCGGCGGCGGGTTCCGCTGCTGCTGA
- a CDS encoding class I SAM-dependent methyltransferase, protein MVREADRSRRIPTLGDKGTGMTLANDAKFWDRTSRKYASGPVADQQAYARTLDRTRALLRPQDRVLELGCGTGSTALRLAGGVRSYLATDISPGMIEIADEKLAADPVPGLSFRAATAEEFDPADARFDVVLGFNYLHLVHDLPATLRQIHALLAADGALVTKTPCLGEMNPLLRLALPLARTLGQAPHTGVFTAGQLQAAIEAAGFAIEASERHASRGKDTRPYLIARKR, encoded by the coding sequence ATGGTGCGGGAGGCGGATCGATCACGACGCATTCCTACACTCGGCGACAAAGGGACCGGCATGACCTTGGCGAACGACGCGAAATTCTGGGACCGCACTTCACGCAAGTACGCGTCCGGCCCGGTAGCGGACCAGCAGGCGTACGCGCGGACCCTGGACCGCACCCGCGCGCTGCTGCGACCGCAGGACCGGGTGCTGGAACTGGGCTGCGGCACCGGCTCGACCGCGCTGCGGCTCGCCGGCGGCGTGCGCAGTTATCTGGCGACCGATATTTCTCCCGGCATGATCGAAATCGCGGACGAAAAACTCGCCGCCGATCCGGTTCCGGGATTGTCGTTCCGCGCCGCGACCGCAGAGGAATTCGACCCTGCGGATGCGCGGTTCGATGTCGTGCTGGGATTCAACTACCTGCACCTGGTCCACGACCTGCCGGCGACGTTGCGGCAGATCCACGCGCTGCTGGCCGCAGACGGCGCGCTGGTCACCAAGACGCCGTGCCTCGGCGAAATGAACCCGCTGCTGCGGCTGGCCTTGCCGCTGGCGCGCACGCTCGGGCAGGCGCCGCACACCGGCGTGTTCACCGCCGGACAACTGCAAGCCGCGATCGAAGCCGCCGGCTTCGCGATCGAGGCGAGCGAGCGGCACGCGAGCCGCGGCAAGGACACCCGGCCTTACCTCATCGCCCGCAAGCGATGA
- a CDS encoding alpha/beta hydrolase family protein has translation MTPRHALLPLALSLACASAPAFSLTPPAPQGLQIRDLASMDRYSSPTLSADGRQLVFAKRTVDFAANKSATSLWIEDLFARDAAPPKRLTPEGWSVNSPAFSPDGKSVYFLSSKSGSSQLYSLPLSGGAPRQLTAFDGDVGGFQISPDGKRVAFNAEAYADCAADLACSKKKLDAAEKNKASGKVFDRMFIRHWDAWNDGRLNRLFVTDLPAAGKTASTAKLVSGEVIGDVPSRPFGDSSEYTWAPDGRSLVFSARKADAKEPWSTNFDLYQVGADGGAAKNLTASNPAWDTGATFSADGKTLYYRAMKRPGFEADRYALMELDLASGKAREIAPQWDRSASNIVLSADGKTIYTTTEDLGQQPLFGVDIASGKATRLIADGTVNSPTLAGKTFAFTRNTLKSGDQIFVGGLDGAPERAITPSASEILGNTKFGDFEQFEFKGWNGDSVYGYVVKPWNYQEGKKYPVAFLIHGGPQGSFGNGWSYRWNPQTYAGQGYAVVMIDFHGSTGYGQAFTDAISQHWGDRPLEDLQKGWAAAQKKYSFLDGDKACALGASYGGFMVNWIAGNWNQPWKCLVTHDGVFDQRMMGYATEELWFTEWEQGGTPYDKPAAYEKFNPVNHVKDWKVPMLVIHGQQDFRIPVEQGIGVFTALQRQGIESKFLYFPDENHWVLKPQNSVQWHDTVNGWLKQHIGQ, from the coding sequence ATGACGCCACGCCACGCCCTCCTGCCGCTGGCCCTGTCGCTGGCCTGCGCATCCGCGCCGGCTTTCTCGCTCACGCCGCCCGCGCCGCAGGGCCTGCAGATCCGCGATCTGGCGAGCATGGACCGCTATTCCTCGCCGACCCTGTCGGCCGACGGCCGCCAGCTGGTGTTCGCCAAGCGCACGGTCGACTTCGCCGCCAACAAGTCCGCGACCTCGCTGTGGATCGAAGACCTGTTCGCGCGCGACGCCGCACCGCCGAAGCGTCTGACCCCGGAAGGCTGGAGCGTCAACTCGCCGGCGTTTTCGCCGGACGGCAAGAGCGTGTACTTCCTCAGCAGCAAGAGCGGCAGCTCGCAGCTGTACTCGCTGCCGCTGAGCGGCGGCGCGCCGCGCCAGCTGACCGCGTTCGACGGCGACGTCGGCGGCTTCCAGATCTCGCCCGACGGCAAGCGCGTGGCGTTCAACGCCGAGGCGTATGCCGATTGCGCGGCGGATCTCGCCTGCAGCAAGAAGAAGCTCGACGCGGCCGAGAAGAACAAGGCCTCGGGCAAGGTGTTCGACCGCATGTTCATCCGCCACTGGGATGCGTGGAACGACGGCCGCCTGAACCGCCTGTTCGTGACCGACCTGCCGGCCGCCGGCAAGACCGCGTCGACCGCCAAGCTCGTCAGCGGTGAAGTCATCGGCGACGTGCCCTCGCGTCCGTTCGGCGACAGCAGCGAATACACCTGGGCGCCCGACGGCCGGTCGCTGGTGTTCAGCGCGCGCAAGGCCGATGCCAAGGAGCCGTGGTCGACCAACTTCGATCTGTACCAGGTCGGCGCCGACGGCGGCGCGGCCAAGAACCTGACCGCGTCGAACCCGGCCTGGGACACCGGCGCGACCTTCAGCGCCGACGGCAAGACCCTGTACTACCGCGCGATGAAGCGCCCGGGTTTCGAGGCCGACCGCTACGCGTTGATGGAACTCGACCTGGCCAGCGGCAAGGCGCGCGAGATCGCGCCGCAGTGGGATCGTTCGGCCTCGAACATCGTACTGTCCGCCGACGGCAAGACTATCTACACCACCACCGAAGACCTCGGCCAGCAGCCGCTGTTCGGCGTCGACATCGCCAGCGGCAAGGCCACCCGCCTGATCGCCGACGGTACGGTCAATTCGCCGACGCTCGCCGGCAAGACCTTCGCCTTCACCCGCAACACGCTCAAGAGCGGCGACCAGATCTTCGTCGGCGGCCTCGACGGCGCGCCGGAGCGCGCGATCACCCCGAGCGCTTCGGAGATTCTGGGCAACACGAAGTTCGGCGACTTCGAGCAGTTCGAGTTCAAGGGCTGGAACGGCGACAGCGTGTACGGCTACGTGGTCAAGCCGTGGAACTACCAGGAAGGCAAGAAGTATCCGGTCGCGTTCCTGATCCACGGCGGCCCGCAGGGCAGCTTCGGCAACGGCTGGAGCTATCGCTGGAACCCGCAGACCTACGCCGGCCAGGGCTATGCGGTGGTGATGATCGACTTCCACGGCTCCACCGGCTACGGCCAGGCCTTCACCGACGCGATCAGCCAGCACTGGGGCGACCGCCCGCTGGAAGACCTGCAGAAGGGCTGGGCCGCGGCGCAGAAGAAGTACTCCTTCCTCGACGGCGACAAGGCCTGCGCGCTCGGCGCGTCGTACGGCGGCTTCATGGTCAACTGGATCGCCGGCAACTGGAACCAGCCGTGGAAGTGCCTGGTCACCCACGACGGCGTGTTCGACCAGCGCATGATGGGCTACGCCACCGAAGAACTGTGGTTCACCGAATGGGAGCAGGGCGGCACGCCGTACGACAAGCCGGCCGCGTACGAGAAGTTCAACCCGGTCAACCACGTCAAGGACTGGAAGGTGCCGATGCTGGTCATCCACGGCCAGCAGGATTTCCGCATCCCGGTCGAGCAGGGCATCGGCGTGTTCACCGCGTTGCAGCGTCAGGGCATCGAGTCCAAGTTCCTGTACTTCCCGGACGAGAACCATTGGGTGCTCAAGCCGCAGAACAGCGTGCAGTGGCACGACACGGTCAATGGCTGGCTGAAGCAGCATATCGGCCAGTAA
- a CDS encoding HlyC/CorC family transporter, which translates to MSEDDSSTHSPEPHEKRRSWLDRISSALSGEPSSREDLVELLRDAQSDGLIAADTLRMMEGAIAVSDLTVGDVMIPRSQMVALPANAKFLDLMKLVVESGHSRFPVHGEDKDEILGILLAKDLLRGVVADNGPGTIHELLRPAVLIPESKRLDVLLREFRQSRNHMAIVIDEHGGVAGLLTIEDVLEQIVGEIDDEHDEAENTDALIAAQADGQYVVDALTPIDDFNERFGADFDDDEYDTIGGLITAAIGHLPEAGEELTLGRFVFRVASADARRVHAFHVGVLGNE; encoded by the coding sequence ATGTCCGAGGACGACAGTAGTACCCACTCGCCGGAACCCCACGAGAAACGGCGCTCCTGGCTCGACCGCATCAGCTCCGCGCTGTCCGGCGAACCCAGCTCCCGCGAAGACCTGGTCGAGCTGCTGCGCGACGCGCAGTCCGACGGCCTGATCGCCGCCGACACCCTGCGCATGATGGAAGGCGCGATCGCGGTCTCCGACCTGACCGTCGGCGACGTCATGATCCCGCGCTCGCAGATGGTCGCCTTGCCGGCCAACGCCAAATTCCTCGACCTGATGAAGCTGGTGGTCGAGTCCGGCCATTCGCGCTTCCCGGTGCACGGCGAGGACAAGGACGAGATTCTCGGCATCCTGCTGGCCAAGGACCTGCTGCGCGGTGTGGTCGCCGACAACGGTCCGGGCACGATCCACGAACTGCTGCGTCCGGCGGTGCTGATTCCCGAATCCAAGCGCCTGGACGTGCTGCTGCGCGAGTTCCGCCAGTCGCGCAACCACATGGCCATCGTCATCGACGAGCACGGCGGCGTCGCCGGCCTGCTGACCATCGAGGACGTGCTGGAACAGATCGTCGGCGAGATCGACGACGAGCACGACGAGGCCGAGAACACCGACGCGCTGATCGCGGCGCAGGCCGACGGCCAGTACGTGGTCGACGCGCTGACGCCGATCGACGATTTCAACGAACGCTTCGGCGCCGACTTCGACGACGACGAGTACGACACCATCGGCGGCCTGATCACCGCGGCGATCGGGCACCTGCCCGAAGCCGGCGAGGAGCTGACCCTGGGCCGCTTCGTGTTCCGCGTCGCCAGCGCCGACGCGCGCCGGGTGCACGCCTTCCATGTCGGCGTGCTCGGCAACGAGTGA
- the corA gene encoding magnesium/cobalt transporter CorA: MSDPSLPQCVINCAAYDRNGGRRDITLDQISDVLAVDDGSFVWVGLYEPDEPILDKLQEEFCLHDLAVEDAHNAHQRPKIEAYGNSLFIAIHTAQKIDNRIRFGETHLFVGPRYLVTVRHGASISYKNARMRMEREPDLLEHGPGAALYAVLDSVVDNFMPIVEGFTQELNELEKDIFAEDFRNQTVRELYDLKRELTRLRMAVSPLQDILGQLARSRGGLIDEEIQLYFRDVLDHAVRINETTDTLREMLTAAVSVNLSLVTVRQGEIVKRLGAWAALLAAPTLIASWYGMNFTHMPELAGQFSYAILISVVVVTCLVLYIGFKRAKWL; this comes from the coding sequence ATGAGCGATCCTTCCCTGCCCCAGTGCGTCATCAACTGCGCCGCCTACGATCGTAACGGCGGCCGCCGCGACATCACCCTGGACCAGATCAGCGACGTGCTGGCGGTCGACGACGGCAGCTTCGTGTGGGTCGGCCTGTACGAGCCCGACGAGCCGATCCTGGACAAGCTGCAGGAGGAGTTCTGCCTGCATGACCTGGCCGTGGAGGACGCCCACAACGCGCACCAGCGGCCGAAGATCGAGGCCTACGGCAACTCGCTGTTCATCGCCATCCACACCGCGCAGAAGATCGACAACCGCATCCGTTTCGGCGAGACCCACCTGTTCGTCGGGCCGCGCTATCTGGTGACGGTGCGCCACGGCGCCTCGATCAGCTACAAGAACGCGCGCATGCGCATGGAGCGCGAACCGGACCTGCTCGAACACGGCCCCGGCGCGGCGCTGTACGCGGTGCTCGACAGCGTGGTCGACAACTTCATGCCGATCGTCGAGGGCTTCACCCAGGAGCTCAACGAGCTGGAGAAGGACATCTTCGCCGAGGATTTCCGCAACCAGACGGTGCGCGAGCTGTACGACCTCAAGCGCGAACTGACCCGGCTGCGCATGGCGGTGTCGCCGTTGCAGGACATCCTCGGCCAGCTCGCGCGCTCGCGCGGCGGGTTGATCGACGAGGAGATCCAGCTGTACTTCCGCGACGTGCTCGACCACGCCGTGCGCATCAACGAAACCACCGACACCTTGCGCGAGATGCTGACCGCGGCGGTCAGCGTGAACCTGTCGCTGGTGACGGTGCGGCAGGGCGAGATCGTCAAGCGCCTCGGCGCCTGGGCGGCGCTGCTGGCGGCGCCGACCTTGATCGCGAGTTGGTACGGGATGAACTTCACCCACATGCCGGAGCTCGCCGGGCAGTTCAGCTACGCGATTCTGATCAGCGTGGTGGTGGTGACATGCCTGGTGCTGTACATCGGCTTCAAGCGGGCGAAGTGGTTGTAG